In the Girardinichthys multiradiatus isolate DD_20200921_A chromosome 4, DD_fGirMul_XY1, whole genome shotgun sequence genome, one interval contains:
- the LOC124867213 gene encoding annexin A2-B-like translates to MALVSEFLGQLTLSYGGEQEPKFPTVVPIHDFDPAQDAARIETAIKTKGVDEQTIIDILTRRSAEQRREITFEYERIAKKDLISALKGALSGSLEALMLGLMKSTAQYDASELKASMKGLGTDEETLIELVCSRSNEELADIKKAYREMFKKELEKDIAGDTSGDFAKLLLALVQTKRDEPNNVVDYQKIDDDAKSLYEAGVKRKGTDVATWISIMSQRSIPHLQKVFERYKSYSPYDMKESIRKEVKGDMEKSFLTLVECFENRQLYFANKLYEAMKSKGAKEKVVTRILVSRCEIDLMRIRTEFKRQHKKSLYQTIAEHTKGDYQKALLSLCGGDD, encoded by the exons ATGGCGCTGGTGTCAGAGTTCCTGGGTCAGCTGACGCTGTCGTATGGAGGG GAACAGGAGCCCAAATTCCCCACTGTGGTGCCGATACATGACTTTGACCCGGCTCAGGATGCAGCGAGAATTGAGACTGCCATCAAAACCAAAG GAGTAGATGAACAGACCATCATCGACATCCTGACCAGACGGAGCGCCGAGCAGCGCAGAGAGATCACCTTCGAGTACGAACGGATTGCTAAAAAG GATCTGATTTCTGCCCTGAAGGGGGCGCTCTCCGGCTCTCTGGAGGCTCTGATGTTGGGTCTGATGAAGAGCACCGCCCAGTATGATGCATCTGAGCTCAAAGCTTCCATGAAG GGCCTTGGAACCGACGAGGAGACCCTGATCGAGCTTGTCTGCTCCAGAAGCAATGAAGAACTGGCAGATATCAAGAAAGCTTACAGAGAGA TGTTTAAGAAGGAGTTGGAGAAGGACATTGCAGGAGACACGTCAGGGGACTttgccaagctgctgctggctCTGGTTCAG ACAAAAAGAGACGAGCCGAACAACGTGGTGGACTACCAGAAGATCGATGATGATGCCAAA TCTCTGTATGAAGCCGGAGTGAAGAGGAAGGGGACGGATGTGGCCACCTGGATCTCCATCATGTCTCAGAGGAGCATCCCTCACCTGCAGAAAG TGTTTGAGCGTTATAAGAGCTACAGTCCGTACGACATGAAGGAGAGCATCAGGAAGGAGGTGAAGGGAGACATGGAGAAGTCCTTCCTCACTCTGG TGGAATGCTTTGAAAACCGCCAGCTGTACTTCGCCAACAAACTCTATGAAGCCATGAAG AGTAAAGGAGCCAAGGAGAAGGTGGTGACCAGGATCCTGGTGTCACGCTGCGAAATTGACCTGATGAGGATCAGGACCGAGTTCAAGAGGCAGCACAAAAAGTCTCTGTACCAGACAATCGCT GAACACACCAAAGGAGACTATCAGAAGGCTCTGCTGAGTCTGTGCGGAGGAGACGACTGA